One genomic region from Streptomyces sp. NBC_00582 encodes:
- a CDS encoding pilus assembly protein, with protein MTPLIIVTLVVVWQCVLVGYTFTLAGNAADEAVRAGTAAHPGGREGACQEAGLDKLGDAWRGNADVDCGTGGGYVTADVSLRVPVLFPGTIDFPFTVHGHAGAVEEEDGD; from the coding sequence ATGACCCCGCTGATCATCGTGACCCTGGTCGTGGTGTGGCAGTGCGTGCTGGTGGGGTACACGTTCACGCTCGCGGGGAATGCTGCCGACGAGGCGGTCCGGGCGGGCACCGCGGCGCACCCCGGGGGGCGGGAGGGGGCCTGCCAGGAGGCGGGCCTGGACAAGCTGGGGGACGCGTGGAGGGGGAACGCCGACGTGGACTGCGGCACCGGCGGCGGCTATGTGACCGCCGACGTCTCCCTGCGCGTCCCCGTCCTGTTCCCGGGGACGATCGACTTCCCGTTCACCGTGCACGGGCACGCCGGGGCCGTCGAGGAAGAGGACGGCGACTGA